A region of Streptomyces halobius DNA encodes the following proteins:
- a CDS encoding alpha/beta hydrolase, with the protein MSRLTFGKLTTAGLAACLAAGLAHQGYATLASQSGHAGFERRRLRCDSGNLITYHVRRGEAGGPTLVCDAGLMNSSAAWLLVADHLDPAISVVLYDRAGYRSSLRRCPEDFALSESVNDLTEVIADAVSSDGPCVLAGHSLGGYLAHRAAAATPDRVHGLVLVDPTHPNELLHSRRQREGSRGVNLTMKLGPWSSVFGAGLLIDKKGLFSFAEGSPHLRALRLEGSASSTWRAGQREWDYSYAFMLDGGRLLDRLRIPVSVVAADSTMRDTPEHQDLYDEYIASGSGGRIVTIPGSSHLSITGGVEHAPLTTRAIEDAVAAAAAQYAGEDRQEQGEAA; encoded by the coding sequence ATGAGCCGGCTTACGTTCGGGAAGCTGACCACGGCCGGTCTGGCCGCGTGCCTGGCCGCCGGGCTCGCCCACCAGGGCTACGCCACCCTCGCCTCCCAGTCCGGCCACGCGGGCTTCGAACGGCGCCGCCTGCGCTGCGACAGCGGCAACCTCATCACGTACCACGTACGGCGTGGTGAGGCGGGCGGTCCGACGCTGGTGTGCGACGCCGGCTTGATGAACTCGTCCGCGGCCTGGCTGCTCGTCGCCGACCACCTCGACCCGGCGATCTCGGTGGTGCTGTACGACCGGGCCGGATACCGGTCGTCGCTGCGGCGCTGCCCGGAGGACTTCGCGCTCAGCGAGTCCGTGAACGACCTGACCGAAGTCATCGCCGACGCCGTCTCCAGCGACGGGCCGTGCGTGCTGGCCGGGCACTCCCTCGGCGGCTACCTCGCCCACCGCGCGGCCGCCGCCACCCCCGACCGGGTCCACGGACTGGTACTGGTCGACCCCACGCACCCGAATGAGCTGCTGCACTCCCGCAGGCAGCGCGAAGGCTCCCGCGGCGTGAACCTGACGATGAAGCTCGGCCCGTGGTCGTCGGTGTTCGGCGCCGGTCTGCTCATCGACAAGAAGGGCCTGTTCTCCTTCGCAGAGGGAAGCCCGCACCTGCGGGCGCTGCGTCTGGAAGGCTCCGCCTCCTCCACATGGCGCGCCGGGCAGCGCGAGTGGGATTACTCGTACGCCTTCATGCTCGACGGCGGCCGGCTCCTCGACCGGCTGCGGATCCCCGTCTCGGTGGTGGCGGCCGATTCGACCATGCGGGACACCCCCGAACACCAGGACCTGTACGACGAGTACATCGCGTCGGGCAGCGGGGGCCGGATCGTGACCATTCCCGGCTCCAGCCATCTGTCCATCACGGGCGGGGTCGAGCACGCCCCGCTCACCACCAGGGCGATCGAGGACGCGGTGGCGGCGGCCGCGGCGCAGTACGCCGGAGAAGACCGGCAGGAGCAGGGGGAGGCGGCGTGA
- a CDS encoding class I SAM-dependent methyltransferase has product MTQDTQDVQYGTAVASVYDSLIAPAMPAEAAVDRLRPHVTGAHVLEIGVGTGRVAIPVSAIAAQVVGLDNSRPMLDEFRAKTVPRNVSLVRADFREPLPVTGPFDAAYSTMGSLACVDNREQLTAALSHVREVLAPGATLSLEYYATNAYRPLVKQHTVTMPTPHHGGTTTFTVTLDDADVLTMGTRIDEDGKPPVEFSEHVLLLERNEVEVCLNLAGFTVEHVYAAEGMQPYDWYTARATK; this is encoded by the coding sequence GTGACTCAGGACACGCAGGACGTGCAGTACGGGACCGCGGTCGCGTCCGTGTACGACTCGCTGATCGCTCCCGCCATGCCCGCCGAGGCCGCTGTCGACCGGCTCCGCCCGCACGTTACCGGTGCCCACGTCCTGGAGATCGGCGTCGGGACCGGCCGCGTCGCCATCCCTGTCTCCGCCATTGCCGCCCAGGTGGTCGGCCTGGACAACTCCCGGCCGATGCTGGACGAGTTCCGCGCCAAGACCGTCCCCAGGAACGTATCGCTGGTGCGGGCCGACTTCCGAGAGCCGCTGCCGGTCACCGGCCCGTTCGACGCGGCGTACTCCACCATGGGCTCGCTGGCGTGCGTGGACAACCGCGAACAGCTGACGGCCGCCCTCTCCCACGTACGCGAGGTGCTGGCGCCGGGCGCGACCCTGTCGCTGGAGTACTACGCCACCAACGCCTACCGGCCGCTCGTGAAGCAGCACACGGTGACGATGCCCACCCCGCACCACGGCGGCACCACCACCTTCACCGTCACCCTCGACGACGCAGACGTCCTCACCATGGGCACCCGCATCGACGAAGACGGCAAACCGCCCGTGGAGTTCAGCGAACACGTCCTCCTCCTCGAACGCAACGAGGTCGAAGTCTGCCTGAACCTGGCCGGATTCACCGTCGAGCACGTGTACGCGGCCGAGGGCATGCAGCCCTACGACTGGTACACCGCGCGCGCCACTAAGTAG
- a CDS encoding ABC transporter ATP-binding protein, with amino-acid sequence MNISVIIRRHRLLLGAGTLLGLAGTAATLVQPLLIGGLIEAVATDRPVLWPIVSIAALFAADALLAATHFYLIGRAGENIVLDMRTTLTGRLLHSQIRAFNKLEHGDVFTRTVADTSLARIALSSSVAQIITSGFTTIGCIAVMAWIDWQMLLVTAGCLGAASTIALGLARAVRKAAVANREDTSAYGSGLLRVLGALTTVKASRAEQREEERLHTLADAARGSGIRVTRLSAMLMPAMNVGTQVSLAVVIAWGMARTATGALPVADLTAFIMYLFYLVSPLVMLFMSLGEFQQGRAAIDRVQDLAAIDQEETGDATGSGTVAGAPAVEFETVTFSYSDTAAPAVNDVSFSLPATGVTAIVGPSGAGKTTLFQLVERFFTPDRGTIRLAGTDTASMPLGELRARIGLVEQDSPLMRGTVRENLTYARPDATLEDIAEAVEAAHLTEVVDALPDGLDTELGEGGTGLSGGQRQRLAIARALLTRPDVLLLDEATSNLDSDSETALRDAITTIGARCQVLTIAHRLSTTIGADRILVIEDGRLRASGTHAELMDGDTTYRRLAGRQLAPAGAAS; translated from the coding sequence GTGAACATTTCCGTGATCATCCGCCGCCACCGGCTGCTGCTCGGCGCCGGCACCCTCCTCGGCCTGGCCGGCACCGCCGCCACCCTCGTGCAGCCCCTCCTCATCGGAGGCCTGATCGAAGCCGTCGCGACAGACCGGCCGGTGCTGTGGCCGATCGTGTCCATCGCCGCCCTGTTCGCTGCCGACGCACTGCTGGCCGCGACCCACTTCTATCTGATCGGCCGCGCCGGGGAGAACATCGTCCTCGACATGCGCACCACCCTCACCGGCCGTCTCCTGCACTCGCAGATCCGGGCGTTCAACAAGCTCGAGCACGGTGATGTGTTCACCCGTACCGTCGCCGACACCTCCCTCGCCCGCATCGCCCTGTCTTCCTCCGTCGCCCAGATAATCACCTCCGGGTTCACCACCATCGGCTGTATAGCCGTCATGGCATGGATCGACTGGCAAATGCTGCTGGTCACGGCCGGCTGCCTCGGTGCCGCCTCGACGATCGCCCTCGGGCTGGCCCGCGCGGTCCGCAAGGCGGCAGTGGCGAACCGGGAGGACACCAGCGCCTACGGCTCCGGACTCCTGCGGGTGCTGGGAGCGTTGACCACCGTGAAGGCGTCCCGGGCCGAGCAGCGCGAGGAGGAGCGCCTCCACACTCTCGCCGACGCCGCACGCGGCAGCGGTATCCGCGTCACCCGACTGTCAGCGATGCTGATGCCCGCCATGAACGTCGGTACGCAAGTATCCCTGGCTGTGGTGATCGCCTGGGGCATGGCGCGCACCGCCACCGGGGCCCTCCCGGTGGCGGACCTGACGGCGTTCATCATGTACCTGTTCTATCTGGTGTCTCCCCTGGTGATGCTGTTCATGTCGCTCGGGGAGTTCCAACAGGGCCGGGCCGCCATCGACCGGGTCCAGGACCTGGCCGCCATCGACCAGGAGGAGACCGGCGACGCGACCGGCTCCGGCACCGTCGCAGGGGCACCGGCGGTCGAGTTCGAGACCGTCACCTTCAGCTACAGCGACACCGCGGCCCCCGCCGTGAACGACGTGTCGTTCTCCCTGCCCGCCACCGGAGTGACCGCGATCGTCGGCCCGTCCGGCGCCGGCAAGACCACCCTGTTCCAGCTCGTCGAGCGCTTCTTCACCCCCGACCGGGGCACGATCCGCCTGGCCGGAACCGACACCGCGAGCATGCCGCTCGGCGAACTGCGCGCCCGGATCGGTCTCGTCGAGCAGGACTCCCCGCTGATGCGCGGCACAGTGCGGGAGAACCTCACGTACGCCCGCCCGGACGCCACCCTCGAGGACATCGCCGAGGCGGTGGAGGCGGCCCACCTGACCGAGGTCGTCGACGCCCTGCCGGACGGCCTGGACACCGAGCTCGGCGAAGGCGGCACCGGCCTGTCCGGCGGGCAGCGGCAGCGCCTCGCCATCGCCCGCGCCCTGCTGACCCGGCCCGATGTGCTGCTCCTCGACGAAGCCACCTCGAACCTCGACTCCGACTCCGAGACGGCCCTGCGCGACGCCATCACCACCATCGGCGCCCGCTGTCAGGTCCTCACCATCGCGCACCGCCTCTCCACCACCATCGGCGCCGACCGCATCCTCGTCATCGAGGACGGGCGACTGCGCGCCAGCGGTACGCACGCCGAGCTGATGGACGGCGACACCACCTACCGGCGGCTCGCCGGCCGACAGCTCGCCCCCGCCGGAGCCGCCTCATGA